A segment of the Prochlorococcus sp. RS04 genome:
TACTTTAAACATTTTTGTGGTAACGGCTTCAGCTGGATAAATTAGAAAAAAAAGGTAAAAAACAACAAATAAGTACTTCATTTTTTTTTTGATAGTAGATATATAGCAAATGGTTTCAATAGTTTAGAAAAAAATTAATTTAGAAAAGATTAAAATTTAATAGAATAATCTATTATGAATTGAATCTAGGATTTCTATAAAATAATAATAAAAGAAATTAAGATAAAATAAGTGTTAGTAATAAATAATCTCGGTGAAAATGAGAAAATTAATAGACAAACATATAACTCTTATAAATTGGTACCAAAAAAAATTCAAATTGAGTGATTATCAATTACTTTGGTTAGTTTTCTTTAAAGGAGTATTAATAACAATAATATTTTTCAAAATTTTTTAATATTAAAAAAAGCTTTTCCGAGAATGAAATTTTCACATGGTTTGACTATATTTAAGAGTAGATTTCCTTATTAGTTAAATAGTTATCAGTTATGAATATTTTTGGTGTAGGTTTGCCTGAAGTTACTGTAATACTTGTCTTAGCTCTTTTAATTTTTGGTCCAAAAAAGCTTCCAGAATTAGGGAAACAGCTTGGTAAAACTTTGAAAAGTCTTAAAAAAGCATCGAATGAATTTCAAAATGAAATCGACCAAGTTATGAACGAAGAAGATAAAGATGAATCTCCTAAATCTATAGAAAGCAATCAAACCAACGAAATTAATCAAGAAAAAATAGATTCAGAAAACAGCAAAAAATAATATCTTGGATAGGCCCATAACCCCCATAGACGAATTTGAAAGAGCATTAGATAAAGCAGCTCTTACTAAAGAAGAATATGAATTGATAGACTACATCCGCTATACAAGTGTTTTTACACAACCTAGTCTTATTAAAGATTTAAAAAGGCCATCAAAACCACCCCTTTTGTCAGTTCTATGTCAAATTTGCAGAAAAATTGGTTCGGAGATGCCAGATCATTTCAAAAAAGTAATTGAGTGGTCAATTGAAATAAGTGATCACAATACAAAATGGGATGCTCATTTAATTTGTGCAGAAGCATTAAATATAGACAAAATCCCATTAAGTCCTATTCATGGAACAACTTTATTTGATGTTCTTGTTGTACACAAAGAATTATTTCTAGGCTTTGATTAAATTAAATTAAATTAATCATCTACAGGCACAGAATCAGTATCTATAACTTCCGAATCATCATACTTATTTATTTTATTTTCAATCCAGTTATTTATATAACTAACTAAAGGCAATGAACCTCTAAAAATAAAAATAGAGGTAGGCAAAGCGCTTAATAATCCGACTACAGGACTTTTAAAAAGTAATCTTCCTGCTTTTATGTTAAATAAAATAATAAGCGCTGAGGGGACTATAACTTTAACTACTGTTTTGAGCGCCTCAAGCCAACCAACACGATATATCCACCATATTAAAATTATGCCAACTATATATAGGAATAAGTAAGTCATAAAAATAGTATAATGATTATCTATTTATCTTGTTCTTACTAAAAAAAGATTTTATAAATTTCTTTTACATCAATCAATCAAATTTAGTAATGAGTTTTTCTGAAAAAAAAAATTTTTAATCAAGATGCAATCTGATGAAGACTTAAAAAAGCAGGTTACAACATCCTCTACAGCGGATGATGTAGCCCTAATTGGTCAACGCTTAGGTTATGACTTTTCCGGAGATGATCTATTAAGATTTAATGGACAAAAAGTTGATAAAATTACCGTAAGAAAGGTAGATCATCCAGGAGAATATCACTAAATTAAGACTTAACCCATATTGCAAGCCCTCCGCCCCTTCCTCGAGCACATAACCAATTATCTTTAGTGCTAATTCCTACAAGAGAGAAAAAAGGCATTTTTTTTTCTTCTGGTTTTTTTAATTCCTTATTAAATACTGGAAAACTACTAATACTAATTTTCAATTTTTCAAAATAAAAAGCCAATAAAGGTCTAAGCCCTTTTAATTCTGCACTGCCTATAAAAGTAATATTTAATAATCCGAAATTAATTGAATTTTTTATTTCATAATTTATTTGATCCTCTTTATTTTTACTTTTTAATTCGAGTCTTGCCGACAATACTTGGAGAATAGAACTGGGTATATTTTTGATTTCATCTGAATCCTTTCCCCATACATACTTAAACTTCCATATTCCTAACAATTCCTCATATAAAATTCCGCTACCGTTTTTTTGAGAATTTTTTTCTAAAAGTTTTATCTCATTAATATTAGGAAATTGTTTCATAATAGATTTTAATCTAAGAATCAAATACTAAGATAACTCTATAAAAAATGTTCTTAGTTAAAAATATCTCCAAAAAGATTTCTTTATTTCAAAATATTTCCAAAAAAATAATTTTATGGCACACATAAGGAACAATATCTCGTTATTATATTTACATAAAGTAACTAAATCAATGGATTTTATTTCCAAAAGCCAAGGATACATCCCTCTAAAAGCAGTCCCTTACATATTTTTCTTAGCTGTTGTACTAAGCATTACAACTTCAACTAATACATTTGTCTAAAACTAATTAGTTTTTAGAGAAGAGTAAAGTAAAATATTTAATGGAAAAGTTCGATGTTGTAATAGTTGGTAGTGGAATAGGAGGATTATGTTGCGGTTCGATTCTCGCTTTATCAGGCAGAAAAGTACTTATATGTGAAGCTCATAGCCAGCCAGGAGGTGTTGCTCACAGTTTCAGAAGAAATGGTTACACTTTCGAATCAGGTCCTTCATTGTGGAGTGGAATAGGTAAATGGCCGACAACTAATCCCCTAGGGCAAATTCTTAAATTACTTGATGAAGAAGTTGAACTACTTAAATACAAAGGTTGGCAAGTAATTGTACCAGAAGGCAATTTTAATCTTGATGTAGGGGTAGAACCTTTTAAACATACTATTAAAACTTTAAGAGGTGAGAAATCTGTTAAAGAATGGGAATCATTTATTTCCGGAATAAAACCTCTTAGCCAAATAATAAATGAAATACCTTTACTCTCATTCTCTCCCGAATCAATAAATTTCTTAGATTTAATAAATTTAACCTCAAAATTTTTACCTAATATCAATCAAATACCAAAAATTAATAAAGGCTTTGGGAATTTAGTAAATAATCATCTAGAGGATCCTTTTCTCAGGAATTGGGTTGATTTATTGAGCTTTTTGATAAGCGGCATGTCAATGCATGATACAAATACAGCTGCGATGGCTACTTTATTTAACGAATGGTTTGAACCAAATTCATACCTTGAATATCCAAAAGGAGGTAGTGAATCTATCGTAAAAGCTTTAATTAATGGATTTAAAAAAAATGGAGGAGAATTAATTCTTTCTTCGAGAGTAAAGACAATTAACTTCAATAAAAATTTAGCCACAGGTATAACTCTGAATAATGGTTCTAGTTATAGTTGTGAATTTGTTGTCACGAATACTGATGTTTGGAATTTAAAAAAGTTGATTCCAAATGAAATTTCAAAAAAATGGAATACAAAAGTTTTGAACCCTAATAAATGTGATTCTTTCCTTCATATACATCTAGGTTTTGATGCTGATGGTCTTGAAAATTTGCCAATACATGCAATACATGTTGATGAGTGGGAAAAAGGTATAACCGCAGAAAGAAATATAGTCGTATTTTCAATCCCATCTGTTTTAGATAAAAATATGGCCCCTGAAGGAAAACATGTTCTTCATGGATATACTCCCGCAAATGAACCTTGGGAAATTTGGGAAAACCTAAATCCAAAGGAATTAGAATATAGAAATTTGAAAGAAGAAAGATGTTCAATATTTCTTAATGCAGTGCGAAAATTCATCCCTGATATAGATGAAAGGATTGATTTAAAGATGCTAGGAACCCCAATCACTCATAAAAAATTCACCAATACCTATTGCGGTAGTTACGGCCCTGCATTATCTGCAGCAAAAGGTCTTTTCCCAGGCTGCAAAACTCCAGTAAAAAATTTATTTACTTGCGGCGCAAGTACATTTCCAGGTATTGGAATTCCTGCTGTTTCAGCAAGTGGCGCTTACGCAGCTGAAAAAATTATTGGTAAAAAAGAGTTTAAAACTCTTCTTAAGAAAATAAATTTATGAATCAAGTTATTTTTTATAACTCTACAAATACTTAGTTAAGAAATAAGAATAAAGAAAGCAAAAACGTTCAATAATGATAATCTTTATCTGAACATAAACTTAACTTATAGCTCTTATATGTTTTTCTTATCAATTCCTCAAGCCTGGCATTTAGTTGGCACTTGGTCAGAACAACTTCCAAACGAGTCAAATCTTATAGGAATGGGCCAAACAGAATTAATGATGACTTTGCATTCAATATTCGTTCCTCTCTTACTTGTAATTTCATATTACCTATTCAATAGACTTAACAAAAACGAATCAAAGAAAATTAAAGGATGATCTTTTAAAGTTTATTTAGCTGAACTTCTTCTAACTACTTTTCTGCCTGTAGAAGTATCAACTCCGCTTGAATCTTTAGTTTGTGAATTAGATTCAACATTATCAGCATCACTTTTATCCATTTCTGCGCAAACACCTACTACCATGGCAGCTTGCATTTGATCTGGTAAATCTCCAATAGTTAATAAGGCCTTTAAAACTAATTGAAGTCGAGTTTGACGATCTATTTCAGGTCTTAGTTTTTTTACAGTATTCCAAAGTTCTTGGGTAACTTCTTTTAAAAGTTCTCGATCAACAGCCAAATTAAAACCTTCTTGTATTTCTACTAATCTAACAAAAAATTGGATCTCGTAAAATAATATTCTATAAAAAGATTGTTAGTTAATATTTTTCTATCCGAATACGAGTTGCATTTGTTGGTGCAATGCATTCTTCTCTTGCAAAAGTTTATCTTTTTCAGTCTTTTTTAAAGTAAAAGTCCTATAAAATTTTTTTTGAATCTTTATTGGAGTATTTTCAAACTTTACATTTTTGCTTATTAGAGAATTCCACTCTTTTGAATTAAAAGGGGCATAAGGAGAAGATGAAATCACTTTCATGTCTTGACAATACATCTGTACTAATAGTAGTACAGATTTACTATTATGCAACAACTGAGTCGACTTTTCTTAAATTTTAAAATGCCTTTGAGAATGGATTGATTTTTTTTATCTAATTTGTGGGAATTATAAGTTTGATAAATGAATAAAAGTATCATAAGTAACTTATTGATCTCTTTTTTTAGTGTCTTAAGACTTTTATTGCTTAAAAACCTCTTAGAATAGTGAATTTGTTGAAATTAACATTGACAAGATATATTTAATAATCCTTCCTATAAAAAGAATAATGAATTGATCGCAAAATGCTTCTTAGTAATTCAAAAAGACTAAAAATCCAAGGAATAATTAAAAGAATTGCTCAAGATAAATCAATTACATTAGAAGAAAGAATATATGTCGAGAAATTTGCACACCATAACTCTACAATTTCTCTTTGGCTTAAAAAAGCTAACAGTTTCAGAAGGAATGGTACGAAAAATGATGGGGGGATTGATAACCTCTTACAATCATTTGGGATAGATGGACTAGATAAAGAAAATCATTTCAACCCTAATGAAGATGATATATCGGATTGGTTTGGCGGTGCTCCTGGTTGGCTAAGGAGAAGCTAGATCCATTAATTATTCAATTTACCCAGGCTATATTACACAAATATAAACTCATAAAAGATATAAATACCCAAAAAACCCATGGTATAAATTTAATCGGAACTAAATATTTTTTTGAAAAGGTTTTCATATTTATTTTTCTTTTAGATTATTTCTTCCTTACAGTTTTTGAAAATAGGTTTAATTGCTCTATTTATAAATTAAACAATATTCGAAACCTCAAAGATATTAAATTACTTTAAAGTAGATAAACTTTATTAGCCTTAATCTTCACAATCTAAGCAACTTTATTTTCAATGTTCTTTGAAAAATTTACTATTTTTGCCTCATGATGGTCTGAATCATTCCAAAATTTTATAAGTCTTTCTAATTCATCAATCCTTTTTTTGGCATTTGCAATTTTTTCAGTAGTTGTCATATAAAATTTTTATCTATCCAATTAATGCATGAAAAAAAAATATTTCAATGGAAGTAACAATTTTTAGACTATAAATATTAATTTTTGGTTAATTACTTCAATACATCATAGTCCTCGAGTGGTTGAGTAATTATACTTAAAGAAAAGCTAAATCTATGAAGAAATTAAATTCTTTGATTTTGAATAGCACAGTTAACTTTTTAGACTTCATATACTCTGGTAGATCTTTACAAAGGTTTTGGGTTTTAGAAGTTATAGCTAGATCACCTTATTTTGCATTTCTTTCAGTTCTTCATTTTAAAGAATCTCTAGGAATTAAAAATGAGAAAACAATGATTTTAATGAAAGAACATTTTTATCAAGCTATTAACGAAACTGAGCATCTTAAAGAAATGGAGAAAAGAGGAGGAGATAGGTTCTGGATTGATAGATTTTTTGCGAGACACCTTGTTCTTGTGTATTACTGGATT
Coding sequences within it:
- a CDS encoding Nif11-like leader peptide family natural product precursor yields the protein MQSDEDLKKQVTTSSTADDVALIGQRLGYDFSGDDLLRFNGQKVDKITVRKVDHPGEYH
- a CDS encoding TIGR03894 family protein produces the protein MAVDRELLKEVTQELWNTVKKLRPEIDRQTRLQLVLKALLTIGDLPDQMQAAMVVGVCAEMDKSDADNVESNSQTKDSSGVDTSTGRKVVRRSSAK
- a CDS encoding phytoene desaturase family protein, with the translated sequence MEKFDVVIVGSGIGGLCCGSILALSGRKVLICEAHSQPGGVAHSFRRNGYTFESGPSLWSGIGKWPTTNPLGQILKLLDEEVELLKYKGWQVIVPEGNFNLDVGVEPFKHTIKTLRGEKSVKEWESFISGIKPLSQIINEIPLLSFSPESINFLDLINLTSKFLPNINQIPKINKGFGNLVNNHLEDPFLRNWVDLLSFLISGMSMHDTNTAAMATLFNEWFEPNSYLEYPKGGSESIVKALINGFKKNGGELILSSRVKTINFNKNLATGITLNNGSSYSCEFVVTNTDVWNLKKLIPNEISKKWNTKVLNPNKCDSFLHIHLGFDADGLENLPIHAIHVDEWEKGITAERNIVVFSIPSVLDKNMAPEGKHVLHGYTPANEPWEIWENLNPKELEYRNLKEERCSIFLNAVRKFIPDIDERIDLKMLGTPITHKKFTNTYCGSYGPALSAAKGLFPGCKTPVKNLFTCGASTFPGIGIPAVSASGAYAAEKIIGKKEFKTLLKKINL
- a CDS encoding TatA/E family twin arginine-targeting protein translocase, translated to MNIFGVGLPEVTVILVLALLIFGPKKLPELGKQLGKTLKSLKKASNEFQNEIDQVMNEEDKDESPKSIESNQTNEINQEKIDSENSKK
- a CDS encoding alternative oxidase, whose amino-acid sequence is MKKLNSLILNSTVNFLDFIYSGRSLQRFWVLEVIARSPYFAFLSVLHFKESLGIKNEKTMILMKEHFYQAINETEHLKEMEKRGGDRFWIDRFFARHLVLVYYWIMVFYYFLSPANAYDVNIKIEEHAFETYSKYLIDNPNDQKIKEIAQDELNHVQELNEALSMLTTV